The proteins below come from a single Rickettsiales bacterium genomic window:
- a CDS encoding cyclic nucleotide-binding domain-containing protein, whose translation MAEIKINAGEVLFNEGDVADVAYVVTSGSIELAYAQNATQVSLGKVEAGRAFGELAIFDPDALRPYTAVALEDTTLQPVSLEEFQKLFAACPDIIKPLLLLAFEKILPTRTKVQAPVTLVPRGDIATITIAPGTDVLRAQFKPVEIPASALPFRIGGYPEDGERNRKDQLHLAIASHKNPMIVSRQHCEITVDDKDNIVVSDLGSRFCTIVNGLMIGRGRGVYSAPLQKGDNEVYLGSKDTTYKLLITCG comes from the coding sequence ATGGCGGAGATCAAAATAAACGCTGGTGAAGTCCTGTTCAATGAAGGGGATGTGGCCGACGTAGCTTATGTAGTGACTTCGGGCAGCATAGAGCTTGCTTATGCTCAGAATGCAACGCAGGTCAGTCTGGGGAAAGTCGAAGCGGGTAGGGCATTCGGCGAACTGGCCATTTTCGATCCGGATGCGCTCAGGCCCTATACGGCGGTAGCGCTGGAAGACACAACATTACAACCGGTCTCGCTGGAAGAATTCCAGAAATTATTCGCAGCCTGTCCGGACATCATCAAACCCTTGCTGCTGCTTGCGTTTGAAAAGATCCTTCCTACCCGCACCAAAGTACAGGCTCCGGTAACGCTGGTACCCAGGGGCGACATTGCGACCATCACCATTGCACCGGGTACGGATGTGCTGCGGGCACAGTTCAAGCCCGTGGAAATACCGGCGAGCGCGTTGCCATTCCGCATCGGAGGTTATCCGGAAGACGGAGAGCGTAACCGCAAAGACCAATTGCATCTGGCCATCGCATCGCATAAAAACCCGATGATAGTTTCACGCCAGCATTGTGAAATCACCGTGGATGATAAGGATAATATCGTTGTTTCCGATCTGGGCAGTCGTTTCTGCACGATTGTCAATGGTCTTATGATCGGCCGGGGTCGTGGCGTATACAGCGCGCCACTGCAGAAAGGCGATAACGAGGTGTATCTGGGCAGCAAGGATACTACGTATAAGCTATTAATTACGTGCGGCTGA
- the glmS gene encoding glutamine--fructose-6-phosphate transaminase (isomerizing), protein MCGIVGIISNEPVAVRLLQGLRQLEYRGYDSSGIATSSAQGLARIRAEGKLVNLEKAVHAKGLEGNTGVGHTRWATHGLPTEANAHPHATERVALVHNGIIENFRELKQELQNKGVVFSSQTDTEVVVHLIDQQLKAGKAPKEAVALTLKQLEGAFALGIVFASQPDLLIAARKGSPLAIGYGKDEMFMGSDATALAPYTSKIAYLEDGDMVVLTTKSAVFYDRDNKEVTRPVKTTSLTGAAVGKGEFRHFMLKEIYEQPTVIGETMSVFCDFTSGKIELAKMPFDLGKINKITLVACGTSYYAALVARYWLEDITRLPVEVDIASEYRYRNVATVPGTLAIFVSQSGETADTLAALRATKAAGQHSMAIVNAQESTMAHEADVVVPTYAGIEIGVASTKAFTTQLVTLACVAIAIGEARGAIKHEEAARLIHALAEVPSRIVEVLHNEERIAQVAAGISSARDILYIGRGGSHAIALEGALKLKEISYIHAEGYAAGELKHGPIALIDEHVPVIVIAPHDHLFEKTVSNAQEVAARGGKVIAISDAKGCKELADIASAVIEMPAVDAFAAPILYALPIQLLAYHVAVQKGTDVDQPRNLAKSVTVE, encoded by the coding sequence ATGTGTGGCATTGTAGGCATTATCAGCAACGAACCGGTCGCGGTCAGGCTTTTGCAGGGATTGCGTCAGCTTGAATATCGCGGGTACGACTCGTCGGGGATTGCGACTTCAAGCGCGCAGGGTTTGGCCCGTATCCGTGCGGAAGGCAAGCTTGTAAACCTGGAGAAGGCTGTCCATGCGAAGGGCCTGGAAGGTAATACCGGTGTCGGCCATACGCGCTGGGCAACGCACGGCCTGCCGACTGAAGCCAACGCCCATCCGCATGCAACCGAGCGCGTGGCGCTCGTGCATAACGGCATTATCGAGAACTTCCGTGAACTGAAGCAGGAACTGCAGAACAAGGGTGTCGTATTTTCCTCGCAGACGGATACGGAAGTTGTCGTGCATCTGATCGACCAGCAGCTGAAAGCCGGAAAGGCTCCCAAGGAAGCCGTTGCATTGACGCTTAAACAGCTGGAAGGCGCGTTTGCGCTTGGTATCGTGTTTGCTTCGCAGCCGGACCTGCTGATTGCCGCGCGTAAAGGCTCGCCGCTTGCAATCGGTTACGGCAAGGACGAAATGTTTATGGGGTCGGATGCGACTGCGCTCGCGCCCTATACTTCCAAAATTGCTTACCTTGAAGATGGTGACATGGTCGTGCTGACGACGAAGAGCGCGGTGTTCTATGACCGTGACAATAAAGAAGTAACCCGCCCCGTCAAGACGACGAGCCTGACCGGTGCCGCTGTCGGCAAGGGCGAATTCCGTCACTTCATGCTCAAGGAAATCTACGAGCAGCCGACCGTGATCGGGGAAACGATGAGCGTGTTCTGCGATTTCACGAGCGGCAAGATCGAGCTTGCGAAAATGCCGTTCGACCTTGGCAAGATCAACAAGATTACGCTGGTAGCCTGCGGCACGTCTTATTACGCGGCGCTGGTTGCGCGTTACTGGCTGGAAGATATTACGCGCCTGCCGGTGGAAGTGGATATCGCTTCCGAATACCGTTACCGCAATGTGGCGACCGTGCCCGGAACGCTGGCTATTTTCGTCTCCCAGTCCGGTGAAACGGCGGATACGCTTGCGGCACTGCGTGCCACCAAAGCGGCTGGCCAGCATTCCATGGCGATTGTGAACGCGCAGGAAAGCACCATGGCGCATGAAGCGGATGTCGTTGTTCCGACCTATGCCGGTATTGAAATCGGCGTGGCTTCCACCAAGGCCTTCACCACGCAGCTCGTTACGCTGGCTTGCGTCGCCATTGCCATCGGTGAAGCACGCGGCGCGATCAAGCATGAAGAAGCTGCGCGCCTGATCCATGCGCTGGCGGAAGTGCCCTCGCGCATTGTGGAAGTGCTGCATAATGAAGAGCGTATCGCACAGGTTGCCGCAGGCATTTCCTCCGCGCGCGATATTCTCTATATCGGCCGTGGCGGGAGCCATGCGATTGCGCTTGAAGGTGCGTTGAAGCTCAAGGAAATCTCTTACATTCACGCGGAAGGCTATGCGGCCGGTGAACTCAAGCACGGTCCGATCGCACTGATCGACGAGCATGTGCCCGTGATCGTCATTGCGCCGCATGATCACCTGTTCGAGAAGACCGTTTCCAACGCGCAGGAAGTGGCTGCGCGTGGCGGCAAAGTGATCGCGATCAGCGACGCAAAAGGCTGCAAGGAGCTGGCGGATATCGCAAGCGCCGTCATTGAGATGCCGGCGGTCGATGCATTCGCTGCGCCGATTCTCTATGCACTGCCTATCCAGCTGCTGGCATACCATGTGGCGGTGCAGAAGGGCACGGACGTGGACCAGCCGCGAAACCTCGCGAAGTCGGTTACGGTGGAATAG
- a CDS encoding ABC transporter ATP-binding protein: MADTPKIELKNVHKKFGSKVVLDGISLTIPKGESLVVIGGSGTGKSVLLKCILGLLKPDSGSIKIDGEEVTQLRGRAREDLMRKFGMLFQGGALFDSLTVWENITFAVRQNQSMTVAQAKELAVQKLKSVGLTPEVALQRPAELSGGMQKRVALARAICANPDIIFFDEPTTGLDPIMADVINELIIQCTKELGLTTLSITHDMASACKIANNVAMLYEGKIIWIGRAQEIYHSKNPYVDQFVHGRAHGPITDNKFTKA; this comes from the coding sequence ATGGCAGACACTCCCAAAATCGAATTGAAAAACGTGCATAAGAAATTCGGCAGCAAGGTCGTGCTGGACGGAATTTCGCTTACGATTCCCAAGGGCGAATCGCTGGTAGTCATCGGTGGTTCGGGCACGGGCAAATCCGTCCTGCTCAAATGCATTCTTGGGCTTTTGAAACCCGATTCCGGCAGCATCAAGATTGACGGCGAGGAAGTGACACAATTACGCGGTCGCGCACGTGAAGATTTGATGCGTAAATTCGGCATGCTGTTTCAGGGCGGTGCGTTGTTCGACAGCTTAACAGTCTGGGAAAATATCACGTTTGCTGTGCGCCAGAACCAGTCCATGACCGTGGCGCAGGCGAAGGAACTGGCCGTGCAGAAACTGAAATCGGTGGGGCTTACGCCGGAAGTGGCGCTGCAGCGCCCGGCTGAGCTTTCCGGCGGCATGCAGAAGCGCGTGGCGCTTGCGCGCGCGATCTGCGCTAATCCGGATATTATCTTCTTTGATGAGCCGACAACCGGACTTGATCCGATCATGGCGGACGTAATCAACGAGCTTATCATCCAGTGCACGAAAGAACTCGGGCTTACAACGCTTTCCATTACGCATGACATGGCCAGCGCCTGCAAAATCGCTAATAACGTGGCGATGCTTTATGAGGGTAAGATCATCTGGATCGGTCGTGCGCAGGAGATATATCACAGCAAGAATCCGTATGTGGATCAGTTCGTGCACGGACGCGCGCATGGACCGATTACGGATAATAAGTTTACAAAAGCGTAA
- a CDS encoding ABC transporter permease: MNFLASIGRVFLAFLASVGRLAIFAIEAIITGIRPPYYPRQILRQMIDIGYFSLPVIGLTAVFTGAVLALQSYSGFSRFNAESSIATVVVLSITRELGPVLSGLMVAGRIGAAFAAEIGTMRVTEQIDALTTLSTSPQKYLVFPRLLAGVLMLPCLVVIADIIGVFGGYLVSIHKLGFSPVPYLISTFDFLKRIDVVSGLVKAAAFGFIIALMGCYHGYHSKGGAQGVGTATTNAVVSASILIFFANYFLTALFFGS, encoded by the coding sequence ATGAATTTTCTTGCCAGCATAGGAAGGGTGTTTCTTGCTTTCCTCGCTTCCGTCGGAAGGCTTGCCATTTTTGCCATCGAAGCGATTATCACCGGTATCCGTCCACCTTATTACCCGCGCCAGATTCTGCGCCAGATGATTGATATAGGCTATTTCTCGCTGCCCGTTATCGGTCTGACCGCCGTGTTTACGGGGGCCGTGCTGGCGCTGCAAAGCTATTCCGGTTTTTCCCGATTCAATGCGGAAAGCTCCATTGCGACGGTCGTCGTGCTTTCCATTACGCGTGAACTCGGTCCGGTGCTTTCGGGCCTGATGGTGGCAGGGCGTATCGGCGCAGCGTTCGCTGCCGAGATCGGCACGATGCGCGTGACCGAGCAGATTGACGCGCTCACGACGCTTTCCACCAGCCCGCAGAAATACCTGGTGTTTCCGCGCCTGCTGGCCGGTGTGCTCATGCTGCCTTGCCTGGTGGTGATTGCGGATATTATCGGCGTGTTCGGCGGCTATCTGGTGAGCATTCATAAGCTTGGCTTTTCGCCGGTGCCGTACCTCATCAGCACGTTCGACTTTTTGAAGCGTATTGACGTTGTTTCCGGCCTTGTGAAAGCGGCGGCGTTCGGTTTCATTATTGCGCTCATGGGCTGCTATCACGGCTATCATTCCAAAGGCGGCGCGCAGGGCGTGGGTACGGCGACCACGAATGCGGTGGTCTCGGCCTCGATCCTAATCTTCTTCGCCAATTATTTCCTCACTGCATTGTTTTTCGGGTCGTAG
- a CDS encoding hemolysin family protein: MAQEARKPRHSEPDQESLSRRFRLWLRANISGRNADASLKEAIEEVLEEHEEEGVEELRDEEQKMLKKVLNFGVLEVSDIMTPRSDIKAVECNISLADLKEHLVQNFHTRVPVYNDTLDNIKGFIHVKDLIPLFAGDGVFNMAFVLRDVLFVPPSMKLTDLLLKMRAESVHIAIVVDEYGGTDGLVTLEDIFEEIVGDIQDEHDEDDVLAQLTWNAEGFCDVDARARIEALEQALGLSLHEEDENADYDTLGGLIFYKLAHVPIDGEVIEYRDGVRFEILSADPRMIKMVRIFKKPEITTTDVE, translated from the coding sequence ATGGCACAGGAAGCACGTAAACCCCGGCATTCCGAACCCGACCAGGAAAGTCTCAGCAGGCGTTTCCGGCTGTGGCTGCGCGCCAACATCAGCGGAAGGAATGCGGACGCATCGCTGAAGGAAGCGATCGAGGAAGTCCTCGAGGAGCATGAAGAAGAAGGCGTGGAAGAACTGCGCGACGAAGAGCAGAAAATGCTTAAGAAAGTGCTGAATTTCGGCGTGCTGGAAGTCAGCGACATCATGACCCCGCGTTCCGATATTAAAGCTGTGGAATGCAATATTTCGCTTGCGGACCTGAAAGAACATCTGGTCCAGAACTTTCATACGCGCGTGCCGGTTTATAACGACACGCTCGACAATATTAAGGGCTTCATCCATGTGAAGGACCTGATCCCGTTATTTGCGGGTGACGGCGTATTCAATATGGCGTTCGTGCTGCGTGACGTGCTGTTCGTACCGCCCTCGATGAAGCTCACCGACCTGTTGCTCAAGATGCGTGCGGAAAGCGTACATATTGCGATTGTTGTGGATGAATATGGCGGCACGGACGGGCTTGTGACGCTCGAGGATATTTTCGAAGAGATTGTCGGGGACATTCAGGACGAGCACGATGAAGATGATGTGCTGGCGCAACTGACCTGGAATGCGGAAGGTTTCTGCGATGTCGATGCGCGCGCGCGTATCGAGGCGCTGGAGCAGGCGCTTGGCCTTTCTTTGCATGAGGAAGACGAAAATGCGGATTACGACACGCTGGGCGGTCTGATTTTCTATAAGCTTGCGCATGTGCCGATTGACGGGGAAGTCATCGAATACCGCGACGGGGTGCGTTTCGAGATTCTTTCCGCCGACCCGCGCATGATCAAGATGGTGCGAATTTTCAAAAAGCCGGAGATTACGACTACTGATGTAGAGTAA
- the ybeY gene encoding rRNA maturation RNase YbeY has translation MPDGSSKKPAGRRQATSPAAEINIQRISGEWSRAVPGYKWQIELWCREALGKKSGVLSVVLADDAFVQGLNHQYRGKDKPTNVLSFPGEGEELGDIVLAFETLKREAKEQKKSFRAHCAHLVVHGVLHLLGHDHENDKDAARMEAQEIAMLAKLGFSNPYEVA, from the coding sequence ATGCCTGACGGTAGTAGTAAGAAGCCTGCGGGACGCAGGCAAGCAACTTCACCTGCTGCTGAGATTAATATCCAGCGCATAAGCGGTGAGTGGTCGCGCGCGGTGCCGGGTTATAAGTGGCAGATCGAGTTGTGGTGCCGTGAAGCGTTGGGCAAAAAAAGCGGCGTGCTTTCAGTCGTTCTGGCGGATGATGCATTCGTACAGGGACTGAATCATCAGTATCGCGGTAAGGACAAGCCGACGAATGTATTGTCTTTCCCCGGCGAGGGTGAAGAGTTGGGCGATATCGTGCTTGCGTTTGAAACGCTCAAGCGCGAAGCGAAAGAACAGAAGAAGAGTTTCCGCGCGCATTGCGCGCATCTGGTTGTGCATGGGGTGCTGCATCTGCTCGGCCATGACCACGAAAATGACAAAGACGCCGCGCGTATGGAGGCACAAGAGATTGCCATGCTCGCAAAACTTGGTTTTTCCAACCCTTATGAGGTAGCATAA
- a CDS encoding PhoH family protein, with protein MDNNSKTETVSMQFANNALLPTLYGEDDKNLVKLEKSFGVVATSRGNMLSFSGAPAAVQKAQDVIMSIYSKLENGLEVGSAEVDAAIRMSVPAKNSKRVPISTDIFIKTQKKTINPYSQKQVEYIDALQKHDMVFALGPAGTGKTYLAVAHAVSLFLNNRIDRIILSRPAVEAGEKLGFLPGDLKEKIDPYLRPLYDALYDTMPAERVARHVENGEIEIAPLAFMRGRTLANACIILDEAQNTTPTQMKMFLTRLGENSRMIITGDLSQTDLPRDVKSGLADAVKKVEHIEGIKCIRFGEGDVVRHTLAAKIVQAYDEWEKKKRNGHA; from the coding sequence TTGGATAATAATAGTAAAACCGAAACCGTCAGCATGCAGTTCGCTAACAACGCTTTGTTGCCGACCCTGTACGGTGAAGACGATAAGAACCTGGTAAAGCTCGAAAAAAGCTTCGGCGTTGTGGCAACATCGCGCGGCAATATGCTTTCTTTCTCCGGCGCTCCCGCTGCCGTCCAGAAAGCGCAGGATGTAATTATGTCCATCTACAGCAAACTTGAGAACGGGCTGGAAGTAGGTTCGGCTGAAGTGGATGCCGCCATCCGCATGTCGGTTCCTGCAAAAAACAGCAAGCGTGTGCCAATCAGTACGGATATTTTCATCAAGACGCAGAAAAAGACGATCAACCCTTACTCGCAGAAGCAGGTCGAATATATTGACGCGCTGCAGAAGCATGACATGGTCTTCGCGCTTGGGCCTGCAGGCACGGGCAAGACGTATCTGGCGGTGGCGCATGCCGTGTCGCTGTTTCTCAATAACCGCATCGACCGCATCATTCTTTCGCGGCCGGCGGTGGAAGCGGGGGAAAAACTTGGCTTCCTGCCCGGTGACCTGAAAGAAAAGATCGACCCGTATCTGCGTCCGCTTTACGATGCACTGTATGACACAATGCCTGCAGAACGTGTGGCGCGCCATGTGGAAAACGGCGAAATCGAAATCGCGCCGCTTGCCTTTATGCGTGGCCGTACGCTCGCCAATGCCTGCATCATCCTGGACGAAGCACAGAACACCACGCCGACCCAGATGAAAATGTTCCTGACCCGTCTTGGCGAAAACTCCCGCATGATCATCACGGGCGACCTTTCCCAGACCGACCTGCCGAGGGATGTGAAATCCGGCCTCGCAGATGCAGTCAAGAAGGTCGAGCATATCGAGGGCATCAAATGCATCCGCTTCGGCGAGGGCGATGTTGTGCGCCACACGCTGGCCGCCAAGATTGTGCAGGCCTATGACGAGTGGGAAAAGAAAAAGCGTAACGGCCATGCCTGA
- the miaB gene encoding tRNA (N6-isopentenyl adenosine(37)-C2)-methylthiotransferase MiaB produces MSKKLYIKTYGCQMNVYDSDRMADLMAPHGYTACDTPDEADLVVLNTCHIREKAEDKVYSDLGRMRKLRAEKEKAGGGKMLIAVGGCVGQAEGDEITRRAPYVDMVFGSQSYHTLPDLVTRALRGERPEASLDFSPEPKFDFLLEQSSAPGSTFGKAEFVTVQEGCDKFCTFCVVPYTRGAELSRKAGDVMTEVRNLAERGVMEVTLLGQNVNAYHGTGPDGSDWTLAKLIREIANVDGIERIRYTTSHPRDMDDELIAAHGEVEELMPYLHLPIQSGSNNTLSKMNRRHQADFYLNIIEKLRKVRPDIALSSDFIVGFPGETDLDFAATLRLVETVGYAQAYSFAYSPRPGTPAAADENQVPQEVKNERLQQLQALLVRQQTAFNKASVGKSMKVLLDRKGKFEGQLLGKSPYMQSVHVQDAEVHVDSIVEVTITEGHQNSLTGIIGNPEERQRVG; encoded by the coding sequence ATGAGTAAGAAGCTTTACATTAAAACCTATGGTTGTCAAATGAACGTCTACGATTCCGATCGTATGGCGGATTTGATGGCCCCGCACGGCTATACGGCGTGCGATACGCCGGATGAGGCCGATCTGGTGGTGCTTAATACCTGCCATATTCGCGAAAAAGCTGAAGACAAGGTGTATTCCGACCTTGGGCGTATGCGTAAGTTGCGGGCAGAAAAGGAAAAAGCGGGTGGTGGCAAGATGCTGATCGCGGTGGGCGGCTGTGTCGGCCAGGCGGAAGGCGATGAAATCACGCGCCGTGCGCCGTATGTGGATATGGTGTTCGGCTCGCAGAGCTATCATACACTGCCGGATCTGGTCACAAGGGCATTGCGCGGAGAGCGTCCCGAAGCGAGCCTTGATTTTTCTCCCGAGCCAAAATTCGATTTTCTGCTGGAGCAATCTTCTGCCCCCGGTAGCACCTTCGGCAAAGCCGAGTTTGTGACGGTGCAGGAAGGCTGCGATAAATTCTGCACATTCTGCGTGGTGCCGTATACACGCGGGGCGGAGCTCTCCCGCAAGGCGGGCGATGTGATGACGGAAGTTCGCAATCTTGCCGAGCGCGGTGTGATGGAAGTGACGCTGCTCGGTCAGAATGTAAATGCTTACCATGGTACTGGCCCGGATGGCAGCGACTGGACGCTTGCGAAGCTTATCCGCGAAATTGCAAATGTGGACGGTATCGAGCGCATCCGTTACACGACCTCGCATCCGCGTGACATGGATGATGAGTTGATTGCCGCGCATGGTGAAGTGGAAGAGCTCATGCCGTATCTGCATCTGCCGATCCAGTCCGGTTCCAACAATACCCTTTCCAAGATGAACCGCAGGCATCAGGCGGATTTTTACCTGAATATCATAGAGAAACTGCGTAAGGTGCGCCCTGATATTGCGCTTTCGTCGGATTTCATTGTCGGTTTCCCGGGTGAAACTGATCTGGATTTCGCGGCGACGCTGCGGCTTGTGGAAACGGTCGGTTATGCACAGGCCTATTCCTTTGCGTATAGCCCACGCCCCGGCACGCCCGCTGCCGCCGATGAGAATCAGGTGCCGCAGGAAGTGAAGAATGAGCGCCTCCAGCAATTGCAGGCACTGCTTGTTCGCCAGCAGACGGCTTTTAACAAGGCGAGTGTCGGCAAGAGCATGAAAGTGCTGCTCGACCGCAAGGGTAAGTTTGAAGGGCAGCTGCTTGGCAAAAGCCCTTATATGCAGTCCGTCCATGTACAGGATGCGGAAGTACATGTGGACAGTATCGTAGAAGTGACTATCACGGAAGGGCATCAGAACAGCCTGACCGGCATTATCGGAAACCCAGAAGAAAGGCAACGCGTTGGATAA
- a CDS encoding GNAT family N-acetyltransferase, whose translation MTTLIEKPIPINSQFILTEFAARDEAELLRIAKMPGFVYSGLNAYSAADGSRMSVEDNVHTYLHDEALLAQTQEPRRTMYLAIRERASGKVVGAIEFMGGEHERDGQAELAYFISPEHQGKGLATLAGAIAIEKALKMGIKPLWSEAHPDNIASRKVLEKLGYELKEDAQLGRGGIIGADGQLRGYTEADGSPGRRVQYVTTEERLLQHIQAIQQEAAAKGRSGR comes from the coding sequence ATGACAACCCTTATAGAAAAGCCTATTCCCATTAATAGCCAGTTTATCCTGACAGAGTTTGCGGCAAGGGATGAAGCGGAACTCCTGAGGATTGCAAAAATGCCGGGTTTTGTTTACTCCGGGCTTAACGCGTATTCCGCAGCAGATGGCAGCAGGATGTCGGTTGAAGATAATGTACATACATATTTGCATGATGAAGCTCTGCTGGCCCAAACACAGGAACCTCGGCGTACAATGTATCTGGCGATTCGCGAGCGGGCTTCCGGAAAAGTTGTAGGAGCTATTGAGTTTATGGGAGGAGAGCATGAAAGAGATGGCCAGGCAGAATTGGCCTATTTTATTTCCCCGGAACATCAGGGAAAAGGATTGGCCACTCTTGCAGGCGCCATTGCTATAGAAAAAGCGCTTAAGATGGGTATAAAGCCCTTATGGTCCGAAGCGCATCCGGATAATATCGCCAGCCGCAAGGTACTGGAGAAACTCGGATATGAGCTAAAAGAAGATGCTCAGTTAGGGCGAGGAGGCATTATTGGCGCAGACGGGCAATTGCGCGGTTATACAGAAGCGGATGGTTCACCCGGCAGGCGCGTGCAATACGTCACAACGGAAGAAAGGCTGCTACAGCATATTCAGGCAATACAACAGGAAGCTGCTGCAAAAGGCCGGAGTGGCAGATAA
- the obgE gene encoding GTPase ObgE, whose translation MKFLDEAKIYVRSGDGGAGAVSFRREKFIEYGGPDGGNGGRGGSIIIEVADALNTLIDYRYQQHFKAKKGEQGKGAQRSGQASEDLVLKVPAGTEILADDKETVLADMTQVGQRMVLLKGGRGGMGNAHFKSSINQAPKHAQPGEPGEEMWIWLRLKLFSDAGLLGMPNAGKSTFLAAVSRAKPKIADYPFTTLTPQLGVVYIDGHEFVLADIPGLIEGAHMGVGLGLKFLAHVERCGVLLHLIDGTRDDVVEAYETIRNEISEYSDKLAGKQEIVALNKCDALTPEDIKEKVKALKKASGKPVHAISAAAGMGVEELLRAMWKVITEVRAVSEGAKE comes from the coding sequence ATGAAATTTCTCGATGAAGCCAAGATTTATGTTCGCAGCGGTGATGGCGGGGCGGGAGCCGTCAGCTTCCGGCGTGAGAAATTTATCGAATATGGCGGGCCGGACGGCGGCAATGGCGGGCGTGGCGGAAGTATTATTATTGAGGTTGCCGATGCGCTTAACACGCTGATCGACTACCGCTACCAGCAGCATTTCAAGGCCAAGAAAGGCGAGCAGGGCAAAGGCGCACAGCGTAGCGGGCAGGCGTCAGAGGATCTGGTGCTGAAAGTGCCAGCGGGCACGGAAATACTGGCGGACGACAAGGAAACCGTGCTTGCGGATATGACCCAGGTGGGGCAGCGTATGGTGCTGCTCAAGGGCGGGCGCGGCGGTATGGGTAATGCGCATTTCAAAAGCTCGATAAATCAGGCACCTAAGCATGCACAGCCGGGAGAGCCGGGTGAAGAAATGTGGATCTGGTTGCGCCTTAAGCTCTTTTCCGATGCCGGGTTGCTGGGCATGCCCAACGCCGGAAAATCCACGTTTCTTGCCGCGGTTTCGCGCGCGAAGCCGAAGATTGCAGATTACCCGTTCACCACGCTCACGCCGCAGCTTGGCGTTGTCTATATTGACGGGCACGAGTTCGTGCTCGCGGATATTCCGGGGCTGATCGAAGGCGCGCATATGGGCGTGGGGCTGGGGCTCAAGTTCTTGGCGCATGTGGAACGCTGCGGCGTGTTGCTGCACCTGATCGACGGCACACGGGATGATGTGGTGGAAGCTTACGAGACGATCCGCAATGAAATCAGTGAATATAGTGATAAGCTTGCGGGAAAACAGGAGATTGTCGCGCTTAATAAATGCGACGCCCTGACGCCGGAAGATATTAAAGAGAAGGTTAAAGCGCTGAAGAAGGCGAGCGGCAAACCTGTCCATGCGATTTCTGCTGCGGCGGGCATGGGCGTTGAGGAATTACTGCGCGCCATGTGGAAGGTGATTACCGAGGTGCGTGCTGTTTCTGAAGGAGCAAAAGAGTAA
- a CDS encoding GNAT family N-acetyltransferase — MKIPSIPLNDELELTEVYPSDKGRILEIVNAPGYLYPILNGKLGADGRRMPAEESIDEFLRDEVVRNQQITPRTGYIFAVREQRGEKRFMGMVEVVDLNKDGDAELGYGVATELQGTGAALRGVVKAVDYAMTKLGVKTLRATVDPDNAPSIRMLDRFGFTQEGTPYPSTSYTDLEGGQRLRQNMRVDEATLKEKLYELKQALGYSSVRVSPADPFPQRGV, encoded by the coding sequence ATGAAAATTCCCTCTATCCCCCTTAATGACGAGCTGGAATTAACGGAGGTCTATCCCTCAGATAAGGGCAGAATCCTTGAGATAGTCAATGCGCCGGGCTATTTATACCCTATATTAAATGGCAAATTGGGCGCGGATGGAAGACGTATGCCCGCAGAAGAAAGCATCGATGAATTTCTTCGGGATGAGGTGGTTCGGAATCAGCAGATTACTCCCCGCACCGGTTATATTTTTGCGGTTCGCGAGCAAAGAGGCGAAAAACGTTTTATGGGTATGGTTGAAGTGGTCGATCTTAATAAAGACGGAGATGCGGAGCTTGGTTATGGGGTGGCAACAGAGCTTCAGGGGACAGGCGCCGCGCTACGTGGTGTGGTGAAAGCAGTAGACTATGCCATGACGAAGCTGGGTGTTAAAACGTTGAGGGCAACGGTTGACCCGGATAATGCTCCCAGCATCAGAATGCTGGACCGCTTTGGTTTTACACAGGAAGGGACTCCTTATCCCAGTACCAGTTATACGGATCTGGAAGGAGGGCAACGGCTGCGGCAAAATATGCGCGTCGATGAGGCGACACTGAAAGAAAAATTATACGAGTTGAAACAAGCCCTTGGATATTCTTCGGTGCGCGTATCACCTGCAGATCCTTTTCCGCAACGTGGGGTTTAG